The following is a genomic window from Cervus canadensis isolate Bull #8, Minnesota chromosome 25, ASM1932006v1, whole genome shotgun sequence.
aactaatatgGGTACCCTTCACATGTGTGACCAAAGTGTGAGCCCAGAGGATAAACCAGGCTTGTGGAGAAAATGATTTCGCACTTTTGGTTAAAGAAGTCAGGAATCAGTAGTGTAACCACAGTTATATAAATTGATATCAGTGAACACTATTCAGAAGGTAAACACTGCACCCTTTATCTTAACTGTGTAGATAGACTAAGCAACTCTCACATGGAGAAAAATGTGTAACACTAAACACTAAAtcttaaataaatacacacatatatacacatgcatacgtGTGTATCCTATATTCAAATTGATACATAGGCAGAATCAAAAATATCAGAGAAGCTAAATACTTCAGAAATCTGAAGTTGAACTACAGCCGTAGGATTAGGGTTTCTAGACCCAGATGCTTTTTCTGGTTGAAATTTGCAAGGACACAAAACATTTTTGATCCCTGAAGGGGACTGAACTTGGACAACCTGTCCCTCAAGCACTCTAAGATTTTGAGAAATTCCTGCAGGAATTTCTTCTAACTTCACATTTGAAGTCTGTCTTAGGAGAACAGATGATTAGCGGCAAGAAGAGTGCCTGCAGGCAGGCTTTTCTCAATGAGGTTGAAGATCCAAAGTACAAggccattttttctcttttccttttctcttgtttttattcttttttcattttctcttcctctttaatTCCATGTATCAGTatgctgattttttaatttaatctcaAATTTTTGGTATTATATCAAATTACAattaatatcatttattattaCCATACAATGaataatgtatgtgtataatacattatattttacttttatctttgtattttgtttatgACATATATGTTGCTAAATTTTAATGCTGGTAGGTATTCCTTGGGCTGTTCCTTTAAACACTCTTGGtgtctctgcagaggcagataCAGTTACTTAAACAAAGAGTTCCATTCTAAACCAACAGAAATAGTTTTGGATCCTGTTTATGCCACTTGCTAGCAATAGTttacttattttaacttttatttctccacatttttcCAGTGTAATTTTTGACCataattgaagaaggaattcacagggcctggactccatcttaggcctgtccatgctggtcgtgctcggccacctctccagtggactctgaactctctgcttagtgcctgtgggaatgacaatggaaggataagaccccctctgggcaggggaatcttgaagatcacattcaggttactcatcacctaagagaaaacagacactaatcacccctgcctccggacagtatctatcgaaatgtaaccacaggcttatagGTTATTAagtggttggaatgtaaccgtgggtttattgattattaactgtttgaacacataacacatgaatgatggggttattatgattgtatttacccttcctttgcaagcctcaagggatttggggtggtgggtttggacacgtacacatggggtataaaagattttcacaaatgctggttggggtacttggctaagaggagactctgccttgggcccaccagtgtaataaactgcactccactatctgcattgtccttctgagtgagtttgtttcccggaaagagTGGCTATAACATAATAACTGTAGGATAATTTTCAGGTTTATCAATatcataaattttttaataaatttttatttgtattctatttcactccaaaatttaaaaataaacatttttaacagGATTATACTTTcactatatttttcttccttcttgttcACAGATTAATCCTAAATgttacttttgtatttttcatcttcatATAAAAATTCTCATTTGCATTATCAGAAGTATTCAGATCATCATGTTGGAACATCATCTATTGTGTAACTACTATTTGTGTAGATGCCAGGCTTAAGGCATTCTAGAATTTGATATACAAGATAGACTTCTCCAAGACATTTAACACTTAGAGTAGAATAAGGACAAGCAAACATGAAAGTGTAATTTGATGAGAAATATGAAAACAGCAAATAAGTGATGAGAAGTGTGGATGAGTTGGACTAACTCAGACTTGGTGGTCTTGTTGGTGAAGGAGGAATTAAAACAGTGCCAGCAAAAGATTCCTTGTGGTCATGTCATTTAAACTGGAGGACACTGACATTGGGAAGTTGACATGAGTGGAAAATTCCTGCCTACAGGGACCACGATATGCTAAGTAACCTCAAAGAGAGCAAAAGTCAAAGGAAGTTTAAATACAATGGACAATAGCAGTTCAAGTTGGTGAAGAATTTAACAATTAAATGCTGATCTTTCTCTGTGAGCTATCACTGCATACATATTTTGAACTCCTGAAATGACCaaagcttttcttttcaaaaagcaaataatttaattaacattactttttaattatCATCTCTTTTCTCCATCTTCCACATATTTGGTttccttgttatttatttatcacTCTTCTAGCACTATTTGTCACTCTTCTAgccctaggggcttcccaggtggcactagtggtaaagaacctgcctgtcaatgcaggagacacaggagatgtgggtacaattcctggtctggaagatcccctggaggagtaagtggcaacccactccagtattcctgcctgaaaaagcctgcagacagaggaacctggcaggctaccggcCAGGGTGTCGCggtgagtcagacatgactgaggcaacttagcacaccaGCCCTGCGGGGCTCCTTAGACGTGCTGCCGCCACTTTCTGCTCTCATATTTCAGTTGGTGCATCAGTACCGATCTCCTTTGTGGAATTCCAATGCAAGATTTAATCCTTAGCAGCAATGACCAAtgcatttctctctttattttaatcAATGTACTCATGGCAGCCATTAAATGATTTTTACATTGAATTATATCCGTTGTATGACTGTGTAACCTGTGATTTTAAACTTCCTTATTGAGAAAAGCTTTTttgaaattctaaatatttatatttattttttactttaaaataaactttgaggTTTTGAGAATTTTTTCTCTGTTAAACTCAGAAATAgtatattcttctttttaatactatTTCTCTCAATTTGTAGACATTGTTTGGAGAAATTATATGCAATCTTTTCAGCACTGGGAAAGAAACGTTCATAGTGATATTATGATGAGATTTCCTGAAacaataattttcaattttttttatgtttgtaattctaagggcttcccaaatggcgtGAGTAGCAAAGAACCTGCttgtcaacgcaggagacaaaagagacatgggtttgatcccttattcaggaaggttccctggggaggacatgtcaacccactctagtattcttgcctggagagtccccgggacagaggggcctagaggggacagttcataggattgcaaagagtcaaacatgactgaagcgattggcacacacacacagagttgacTTCATCAGGGTCAGTGAGAATGGAAGACCAAATCTagttcaagaagagaaaaaataggaTACACACATAAGAAAATTGTTTAGGGATTCTATCAACATTCCCCTAGTTCTTTGAAACTGATAAAATTCTTTTGACTAAATCATTAAAGGCATGTTTCACTTGTTTGTTCCTCAGAGTATAAATAAATGGGTTTAACATGGGTGAAATGGAAGTCGTGAGTATTACTACTCGCTGATTAATAGACAATTCATCTTTTGATGAAGGTTTGACATAGACAAAGATGCAGCTGCCATAGGTAATAGAAACCACAATAAAGTGGGAAGAACAGGTGGAAAAGGCTTTTGTCCTTTGCTGGGTAGAGGGGAATCTTAGAATTGTTCTGATGATAAGCATGTAGGACAAAACCACACATATGAGAGTCATGATAAAGACCAACACAGAGCCAACAAGGGTCATCTCCTCAATGATCCATGGATCTGAGCATGAGATCTTCAGGAGTGGATAAACATCACAGAAGAAGTGATCAATGACAGAGTCACAGAACTCCAGGTTCAGTCCCAAGCAAAATGGTGGAAGTATGATCAAGAAAGTGGTCACCCAACAGGAGAAGATAAGCATTTTGCAGAACCTGTGGTTCATGATGGTCATGTAATACAAGGGTTTGCAGATGGCTACATAGCGATCATAGGACATGGTGGCCAAGAGAAAAAACTCTGTCATTCCAAACACATAGGTAAAAAATAGTTGGGCTACACAAGCATTATAGGTAATGGATCTGTCACCTGTTGATATACTATACAAGAATCTAGGGATGCAGACAGAAGTGAATGAGATTTCTAAGAAGGAAAAGTTTTGGAGAAAATAGTACATCGCAGATTTAAGATGAGAATCCACTAATATGAGGGTGATGATGATCAGGTTTCCAGCTATACTCAATATGTAGGTGATGAATAAAAGTGTGAAAATCAAAATCTGCATTTGTAAGTCATCTGTTAATCCCAGGAGGATGAAACTGACCACTGGTGTGTGGTTTCTCATTTCTGGGTCTGGACTTCTGTCCAGTCTGCTTGTAACACTGTTGGAAGGAAAATCTGAGAAGAGGGTAAGAAAATGGTTTACATTTCACATGTAGATTTTGTTTAGATAAGTCAAGCCATTTGTATGTATCTTCTTTCTGAATAATGagcattttaattaattcatgATGTAAACTCTGTTGATATATCTGTGCTGGCTAGAAGCTTAGCTCCCAAATATTTTGGACTTCAAAATATGCTAAGATGTACATTTTATATTGTAGTTCAGTGTATGGGCACACAAACAAAGcccaaatatatatacaaacatatatctACAACAAAAATTTCAATACCAACCCAAACATGCCTTGATCTCTGAGGTTTTCTATAAAATctctaaaaatattgaatcattatgctgtatgtgtgaaactaacataatagtgtaaatcaaatatacatcaattttaaaataaacaaataaatacaaatcatTTTTATAGCATGCTAAATGGTGATAATTGTAAttataaaacacatttctttttttttaggggTTAGTTAAATCATATTGTTCAAGTAAAACATACATTTTCCatgatatttctttaaaagtgtGTCATACTTTTACTTATTTTGGAATTGATTTCTCTCATAGCAAACTTGTTCCCTAGGATCAATGAAATCATGAACTTTAGAATATCctgttttctaagaatttttcttttatcactAACTGAAATTTTACACAGGTTAATTATCTGCTTGAAGCTTCCttttttgatatatttaaaaacacataagTGTTTCTTCATCCATTTGCAAAAGCATTTGAGGACTCTGTTCCACTGCCATGACCAAACCTATACTTAATCTACAGAGGAGAGTTCCTGCGATGAAAATTCTTTCCTAGACCTTTACCATGAATTTCTCCAAATGAACTTTCATCCTTAGCTTTTAATAATTGACTCTAACTGCATCCAACTTCCAACCTACTCCTCAACTACTTCCCATATGGTTTCTGAACACAGCACTCCACTGAAACTGTTATTTGTAGCAATTATTTCTTGCAACTGTAGCTGCTATTTCTTTAAGTTTCAAGGAAGTGTAGCTCATATTATTTGCAAGTTTGTTGTAATTTGTCACTATCAACCACTTCTTCTACTTAGGTTGCTATAAACGCATTGTCTGCACAATATCCACACTCCTGGTTTTTGTTCTGCCCTTCTGGTTTCTTCTTTATAAGAACCTCTTCCCCTACTCATCTTTATAACATTGCTATTTCTCACACTTCACCCCTACATCATCTTCTGCTTATCTATTACTTTTTTGTGGAAATTGTAAAATCTCTTGATGTCAATTTATCACTTAAAATTTGGTAATTCAAAATGTTACATATTTGATACGATCTCTTTCaatgcttcccttgtagctcagtgggtaaagaatctgcctgcagtgcaggagacccgggatcagtccctgggttggaaagatcccctggagaaggaaatggcaacccactccagtatccttgcctggaaaatctcatggacagaggagcctggtgggctgcagtccatggggtcacaaagagtcaggcacaactgagcaactaacacactttaaCACACACTTTCAATGCTTAACATCATCACCTGGCAATTTCACATTCATTCAAAGTACACATGTTTAAAATGGAATACCATCTCAACTGCACCTCTGTTCATTCTCAGCCTTATTCCCTGtttggtgttcagttcagttcagtccctcagtcatgtctgactctttgcgaccccatagactgcagcacgccaggcttccctatcaccaactcctggagcttgctcaaactcaagtccatcaagtcggtgatgccatccaaccatctcatcctctgtcgtcccctcctcctcctgccttcaatcttgcccagcatcagggtcttttccaatgagtcagttctttgtatcaggtggccaaagtattggtgtttcaccttcagcatcagtccttccagtgaatattcaggactgattcctttacgattgactggtttgatctccatgcagtccaagggactctcaagagtcttctccaacaccacagatcaaaagcatcaattctttttttttttttttcatttatttttattagttggaggctaattactttacaatattgtagtggtttttgccatacattgacatgaatcagccatggatttacaagtattccccatcccaatcccccctcccacctccctctccacctgattcctctgggtcttcccagtgcaccaggcccaagcacttgtctcatgcatccagcctgggctggtgatctgtttcaccctagatggtatacatgtttcgatgctgttctctcgaaacatcccaccctcgccttctcccacagagtccaaaattctgttctgtacatctgtgtctctttttctgtcttgcatatagagttatcgttaccatctttctaaattccatatatatgtgttagtatactgtattggtctttatctttctggctacttcactctgtaaaaagcatcaattctttagcacccagctttctttatagtccaactctcacatccatacatgactactggaaaaaccatagctttgactagatggactttggctgacaaagtattgtctctgcttttgatatgctgtctaggttggtaatagcttttcttccaaggagcaagcatcttttaatttcatggctgcagtaaccatccgcaatgattttgaagcccccaaaaataaaatctctcactgcttgcattatttccccatctatttgccatgaagtgatgggaccagatgccctcatcttagttttttgaatgttgagttttaaaccagttttttccactctcctctttcactttcaaagaggctatttagttccttttcatattctgccataatggtggtcatatgcatatctgaggttattaatccATATTTGTTGTACTAAAACCAAATGTTAGTGTTGACTGACCTATATTAACAACTGAGATCAAGCTAGAATTTTCTTGGTGTAACTCTATCTTGAAAGTCTATTGACACTGcaagtattttcatttaattctgtaGTTTCCCTGATTCACGCAGGGGAAGCTCTATCTTTGTTTCCTGGTCTTGGAGTAATGGAGAGTGGCTCTAGAAGCACACCATTGTGAGAGTCAGGTATTGTAGTCATGTTAGATAGACTACTGTAGTTTTCCCTAACCATCTGCTCTGTTCCACTCCTCGTGATTCCACCTGTTTGCCAGAACTGGCATCTATAACTGGCATTTAGTGACTTGTTCCTCTGTGTTCTGTTTAGACTCTTCTAAGCAGTCTCCTAATCTCTCAAACCACAGTTTAAGACCTATGGGATCTTAAATTTAGACCTATGGTCTAAAAAGTCATAGATAAGCAGAAGATGATGTAGGGGTGAAGTGTGAGAAATAGCAATGCTATAAAGATGAGTAAGGGAAGAGGTTCTTATAAAGGAGAAACCAGAAGGGCAGAACAAAAACCAGGAGTATGGATATTGTGCAGACAATGCGTTTATAGCAACCTAAGTAGAAGAAGTGGTTGACAGTAACAAATTGCGACAAAACTTGCAAATAATACGAGCTACACTTtgttgaaacttaaaaaaaattgcagctacaattccaagaaataaaattaagaccAATGGGTCTTAAACTTAACTTTTGTCACACCTTATATCACATCCTAttcaaaaatctcattttatgtAATAACCACAGAACTGACAGATTCTGAGATACAGAATTAATTCAAGATAATATTTACCCTTAGACCTAGATCAGTGTATATTGTATAATATGTGGAATCAATTTAATAACTACTCTGACACTTCTAACTTTTGACACATCCCTTACTCTAATTCCAGGGATTCTTATTGGTTTTTGCATTTGGTGGGTGAAATGTTCTAGGTgactcttattttatttatttattttgttatttatttctatactttataatttttagttttatttttgactgtgctttgTCTTCCTTGTTTTGTGTATAGTTCTAGttgcagtggaggtgatggaattccagttgagctatttcaaatcttgaaagatgatgctgtgaaagtgctgcactcattacgccagcaaatttggaaaactcagcagtggccacagactggaaaaggtcagttttcgtttcaatcccaaacaaaggcaatgccaaagaatgctcaaactattgcacaattgcactcacctcacaggctaggaaagtagtgctcaaaattctccaagccaggtttcagcaatacatgaaccatgaacttccagatgtttaagctggttttagaaaaggcagaggaaccagagatcaaattgccaacatccactggatcattaaaaaagcaagagagttccagaaaaacatctatttctgctttattgactatgccaacacctttgactgtgtggatcataataaactgtgaaaaattctgaaagagatgggcatagcagaccacctgacctgcctcttgagaaacctgtatgcaggtcaggaagcaacagttagaactggacatggaacaacagactggttccaaataggaaaaggagtacgtcaaggctgtatattatcaccctgcttatttaacttatatgcagagtacatcatgagaaacgctgggctgggagaagcacaagctggaatcaagattgccgggagaaatatcaataacctcagatatgcagatgacaccacccttacgggagaaagtgaagaggaactaaaaagcctcttgatgaaagtgaaagaggagagtaaaaagttggcttaaagctcaacattcagaaaactaagatcatggcatctggtcccatcacttcatgggaaatagatggggaaacagtggaaaccgtgtcaggctttatttgggggggggggggggctccaaaatcactgcagatggtaactgcagccatgaaattaaaagaggcttacttcttgaaaggaaagttatgaccaacctagataccatattaaaaagcagagacattactttgccaacaaaggtccgtctagtgaaggctatggtttttccagtggtcatgtatggatgtgagagttagactgtgaagaaagcaagTGCCGAAGAActaatgcctttgaactatggtgttggagaagactcttgagagtcccttggactgcaaggaggtccaaccagtccatcctaaaggagatcagtcctgggtgttcattggaaggactgatgctgaagctgaaactccagtactttggccacctcatgtgaagagttgactcattagaaaagaccctgatactgggagggtttgggggcaggaggagaagggggcgacagaggatgagatggctggatgttatcaccgactcgatgggcatgagtttgagtaaactccgggagttggtgatggacagggaggcctggcgagctgcgattcatggggtcgcaaagagtcggacacgactgagcgactgaactgaactgacattgcGGTGCATGAGGGCTACACTCTAGTTGCAGTTtcagggttttcctggtggtggcttctcattgcagagtgtgggctctagatcatgggctctgtagttgtggtgaatgggttTAGTTGActggtggcatgtggaatctccccagaccagggatggaacattgTCCCTTCGttggcttctgctgctgctgctgctaagtcatgtcagtcgtgtcagactctgcgaccccatagacggcagcccaccaggagaTCTCATAACCAGTGGACCCCCAGGGGAGTCCACCAGGTGGCTCTTAAATGGCACTAGAACCTCTCCACTCAGCACATAAAAAGCTCTTGCATCAAGGCCAGAAGGTAAACACTGTTTGGCAGAGAAATAGTTTTCCTTTCATGCCTTCAGTTCATGCTTCTTCAGAACACCTGACAGTGAAATAACACCACCAGAGACTCAGGACTACAGTTCTGGATTTGGACCAACAACTGCTCTGTGGTTGTTCCTCAGGCAACACCAACTAAACACACTAACATCTACTGAAGTGATTTTGCTCCCCAAAGTTTGACCAAGGccatcaataaattttttaaagataaaaacataatttCCGTTAGAAGTTCCAATTACCTGGCTTGGGACAGCATCACTTGATTGCTttaacatattcctttcctgCAGAAGTGGGAGCTACTCATGAGCCCATTTCCTCTAGTAAACTTCCCAGAGTTTATAGATTCCATTAAAGAGGGAGAGGGCAGACTGTTTAAAAACCTGTTTCAGGATGAGCTGGGGTCTCTTCCAAATATGTGAGCATCACATATGtaacaataaacaaatataaacaacAGATTAAATCATCACGATAATTAAAGAGAATAACAGACTCAGATTACAGAAAAGGATTGCAGATACAATACActtgtctcttttttcttcagtctTGAGACACCTATTTGGTGACTTTCACGACTCTAGAAACTTCAGACTCTGTCCTTGCTCATaaatatcttgaaaaataaattatcactATTGTTTGATTGATGCCTCTTTACTTCTCTTGCCTTTTAGAGAACAGAATGTTTTAAAGAGTGCAAGGATCTTACTCATATCAGGAAATTATGTTCAATTCAAGACTGCTTCTGAAGTCCTTCATTGCATCTATTTTTAAGTTGCCTGAAATTTGTTAGCTCAAACCCCAGTCTCATCAGTATCCTTGATCAATTTGAAATTATGAAATCAGGTTtcttttaatcaaaatttaattaattatttatttgtgtggtgtgtgtgtgtgttagtcacttaggtgtgtccgattctttgagaccccatgatctgtagcccaccaggctcctctgtccatcgaattctccaggcaagaatactgaagtgggttgccattcccttctccagagagtctttcaaaccctgggattgaacccaggtctcttgcattgcaggcagattctttaccagctgagccaccagggaatccctattaACTATTTACATCTCTCTAATTGCCAAGACATATCAAACTGTTTATAAGAGATAATAATTTTCTGTCTCTCAAAGACCAGAAATGTAGTGGTTTCAGTTGGCTATTTATCCCTGGACATCTTGAGGACTAGAAggatgaagaaaaacattttttataaactTGTAACTGGACATCTGGTCACCCTTACTCATGGACCCACACTTACCTCACAGGCAGCTCTGAGATGACTCTAATTTATCCAACCCTATCATTTCTAACATGTTGCCAAGGCTTTCCTGCCATGGcatttgtgtttctttgaaaGGTATTTGCTACTCCAGGGTTGGGAGGAATATCAGGAACTCTCTCCAGTTTGGATAGATATGATATTCAACCTTCCTGGCAAACAGGATTTCTGACCCTAACAAGATTCACATTTGTTTTATGTGCCAAACAGGAAACCAAGTAAACAAACATGAGTCCTAAGTGAATTAGGTTTTAGTCAATTATGAACCTGTTGTGTAATCTTCCGggaaaaattttgaaatgtgCAACCTGGGGCCCTCAGAGAACTGAAGATTTCACAGTGACATTCAACACAGAACGTTCacttaaaataaacataaaatgataaaGTGCAAGCCtaccttttcttcctcttgtccAATAATAACATCTACAGCTGCTGATAGCTGCTCAGAGAATGCATTTACCCTTTGCTCCTTTTAACTTAAAATTACCCTAATTGTTATTTATTATAAACTAGatatgggttttgttttatttcttgctaTTCTTGGTATATTTCTCTTGGTTTTATTTATACTTTCTcatgttatttttcttaattttgaaacTTTCATATGACATAAAACTTACCATCTCAACTACCTAAAAGGTACAATTCAGTAGTATTAAGTACATTCCTAtcactgtagaagggaatggcaaacccactccagtatccttgcctagagaattcagtggacagaggagctgatgggctaagtccacggggttgctaagagtcagacaagactgaatgattaacactttctcttttcattttatcattatgTGTTATCCTtaatattttaacacatatatcTAACTCtgcttatttttataatatgtagtaattactatttattaaaaattatgaagTAACCACTAGTTATCTAAAGTTGAtatttgatataaaataaatcaacaaaatagaaaagttaAACTTCAATATGAAAACCAATCTTAATATCTCACATTACAATATTCCAGATATCTcctatgtacatatatttttattaattggttATTTATTTACAAGTTGTGTTTCAAACTacttaataaaaagttttaaataaactaCTTGTTACctcaataattataaatttacatCATCATTTGGGAAACTATATAATATTTCTCTTGGGGCATTCCATCATAATTTGAAATTAGTTCTAACAATTGAATC
Proteins encoded in this region:
- the LOC122427493 gene encoding olfactory receptor 6C2-like, which encodes MRNHTPVVSFILLGLTDDLQMQILIFTLLFITYILSIAGNLIIITLILVDSHLKSAMYYFLQNFSFLEISFTSVCIPRFLYSISTGDRSITYNACVAQLFFTYVFGMTEFFLLATMSYDRYVAICKPLYYMTIMNHRFCKMLIFSCWVTTFLIILPPFCLGLNLEFCDSVIDHFFCDVYPLLKISCSDPWIIEEMTLVGSVLVFIMTLICVVLSYMLIIRTILRFPSTQQRTKAFSTCSSHFIVVSITYGSCIFVYVKPSSKDELSINQRVVILTTSISPMLNPFIYTLRNKQVKHAFNDLVKRILSVSKN